A region from the Benincasa hispida cultivar B227 chromosome 10, ASM972705v1, whole genome shotgun sequence genome encodes:
- the LOC120088899 gene encoding benzyl alcohol O-benzoyltransferase-like, translated as MAISSINNFLFEVQRSEPELVAPAKPTPHEFKQLSDIDDQESFRFQIPLIFFYAQNASMEGSDPVKVIKKAISETLVFYYPFAGRLREGPGRKLFVECTAEGILFIEADANVTLQQFGDAIQPPYAFLDDVLYNVPNSDGIVNSPLLLIQVTRLSCGGFIFAIRFNHTMCDVLGLMQFLTAISEIARGSFAPSILPVWQRAFLNARDPPTVTCRHPEYDQVIDTKHTTIPLNDMDHCSIFFGSTEISTIRKTLPIHIRQCSSFDLITACLWRTRTIALQPDPNDEMRLFCVVNLRSKSNSIPLGYYGNTSIFSAAVTTAAKLCHNPLGYAVELVRKAKGGVTEEYMKSVAELMVIKGRPKITSVRSYAVSDITKLEMENIDFGWGNALFGGFVMIDIAKLPCSGSFCNRFKNNKGELGTLVSFSLPAPAMERFVVELDALIKTKPSNELKNSKGSFIKSIL; from the exons atggcaatatcatccattaataattttttgttcGAAGTACAACGATCCGAACCAGAATTGGTTGCTCCAGCAAAACCTACACCCCATGAATTTAAGCAACTTTCAGACATCGATGATCAAGAAAGCTTTAGatttcaaattccattaatATTTTTCTATGCACAAAATGCAAGCATGGAGGGAAGTGATCCAGTGAAGGTAATAAAGAAGGCAATTTCAGAGACATTGGTATTTTACTATCCTTTTGCAGGAAGATTAAGGGAAGGCCCTGGAAGGAAATTGTTTGTTGAATGTACAGCTGAAGGTATCTTATTTATTGAAGCTGATGCAAATgttactttacaacaatttggTGATGCCATTCAACCTCCATATGCATTTTTGGATGATGTTTTGTACAATGTTCCAAATTCTGATGGGATCGTTAACTCTCCATTGTTGCTCATTCAG GTGACACGGCTCAGTTGCGGTGGTTTCATCTTTGCCATTCGTTTTAATCATACAATGTGTGATGTGCTTGGTTTAATGCAATTCTTGACTGCCATAAGTGAAATAGCTCGCGGTTCCTTTGCTCCGTCTATTCTTCCAGTGTGGCAAAGAGCTTTCTTAAATGCAAGGGACCCTCCAACAGTCACTTGTCGCCACCCTGAATATGACCAAGTTATTGACACCAAACACACCACCATTCCCCTGAACGACATGGACCATTGCTCTATTTTCTTTGGCTCCACTGAGATCTCTACCATTCGTAAAACCTTACCCATCCACATTCGTCAGTGCTCTTCCTTCGACCTCATCACTGCTTGCCTTTGGCGCACTCGTACCATAGCCCTTCAACCAGACCCGAACGACGAAATGCGATTATTTTGTGTTGTGAATTTACGTTCAAAATCAAACTCTATACCCTTAGGATACTATGGCAACACGTCTATTTTTTCAGCAGCAGTCACCACTGCAGCCAAACTTTGCCATAACCCACTAGGTTATGCAGTTGAATTGGTTAGAAAGGCAAAGGGAGGGGTGACAGAAGAGTACATGAAGTCTGTGGCAGAACTTATGGTAATCAAAGGACGACCTAAGATAACTTCTGTGAGATCCTACGCTGTATCAGACATAACAAAACTTGAGATGGAGAACATAGATTTTGGATGGGGAAATGCCCTTTTTGGAGGATTTGTTATGATAGATATTGCAAAACTTCCTTGTTCGGGAAGTTTTTGTAATCGTTTCAAAAACAACAAAGGGGAATTGGGAACATTGGTGTCTTTCTCCTTGCCTGCTCCAGCCATGGAGAGATTTGTGGTAGAACTTGATGCTTTGATCAAAACAAAACCATCGAACGAATTGAAAAATTCTAAAGGGTCGTTCATtaaatcta